CGATGCCCTGGCCGACGCTTCGCCGGAAGAGGAGAAGTAGATTTTCATGGCCGACAACATCAACACCAAGCTCCAGTTGAACCGCGATGCGATCGACCGCATCGACCGCCAGGTGGTCGAGTTGCTCAGCGAACGCGTGCAGATCGACGGAGGCTACGATGAGGCGCAGGTCCTGGCGAAAGTCGCGGCCTTCAATCCCGGTCCCTTGTCGGATGCGACGCTGCAGGCGATTTACTCGGCCCTGATGCTGGCGGGTCTGGCCCCCGGCGCCAAAGCGACGGATGCGGCCTACGTGGATGGGGTGGATCGCCGGATTGTCGAGTTGTTAAACGAACGGGTGACGCATGCGGGTGTGATCGGGAAGATCAAGCATGCCAACGGTGCCGATTACTACGATCCGACCCGCGAAGCGCAGGTCATGGCCAAAGTGACCGGCTTGAACCGGGGGCCGATCGCGAATGCCACGCTCAAGGCGGTTTATCGAGAAGTGATTTCCGGTTCGATCGCCTTGGAAAAGAAACTGGTGATCGCCTACTTGGGGCCGGAAGCCACTTATACCCATCAGGCTGCCATTCGTAATTTCGGGGTCAGCCTGGATTACCGGGCGATGAAGACCATCCCGGACGTTTTCAGCGAAGTGGAGAATGGCAAGGCCGACTATGGCGTGATTCCGATCGAGAATTCCACGGAAGGCGCGGTTTTTCATTCCATGGACATGCTGGTGGAGTCGGACCTGCATATCTGTTCGCAGGTGTACTTGCCGATCGAGCACTGCCTGATTTCGCAGTCGCCCCTGTATGAGATCAAAGAGGTTCGCTCAAAAGACCAGGCCTTGGGGCAGTGCCGGGAGTGGCTGCAGAAGCATTTGCATGGAGTCCCGCAGGTGGATGTGGTCAGTACGGCCGATGCGGTGCGTACCGCCGGGGATTGCGAGGGTGTGGCCGCGATCGCGAGCGCGCTGTCCGCCCAGCGTTACGGCGTCAAGGTGCAGGCCCATGGTATACAGGACCGTGATGACAATGTGACCCGTTTCCTGGTGGTGGGGAAGACCCGGGCCAAGCCGCTGGGTGATGGTTTGGACAAGACCAGCTTGGTGATCTCGCTCAAGGATGAGGTGGGCGCGCTGGTCAATGCGCTGCGTGCTTTCGCCAATCGCGGAATCAACTTGAGCAAGATCGAATCCCGGCCCAGCCGGAAAAAGGCATGGGACTACCTCTTCTTTATCGATTTTATCGGGCATTATGAGGATGCCCATGTTCAGGACGCCCTCAATGAGCTGGAGTTGAACTGCTCGTTTGTGAAGTGGCTCGGCAGTTACCCGAACG
This window of the Coraliomargarita parva genome carries:
- the pheA gene encoding prephenate dehydratase, whose protein sequence is MADNINTKLQLNRDAIDRIDRQVVELLSERVQIDGGYDEAQVLAKVAAFNPGPLSDATLQAIYSALMLAGLAPGAKATDAAYVDGVDRRIVELLNERVTHAGVIGKIKHANGADYYDPTREAQVMAKVTGLNRGPIANATLKAVYREVISGSIALEKKLVIAYLGPEATYTHQAAIRNFGVSLDYRAMKTIPDVFSEVENGKADYGVIPIENSTEGAVFHSMDMLVESDLHICSQVYLPIEHCLISQSPLYEIKEVRSKDQALGQCREWLQKHLHGVPQVDVVSTADAVRTAGDCEGVAAIASALSAQRYGVKVQAHGIQDRDDNVTRFLVVGKTRAKPLGDGLDKTSLVISLKDEVGALVNALRAFANRGINLSKIESRPSRKKAWDYLFFIDFIGHYEDAHVQDALNELELNCSFVKWLGSYPNVSREE